The Dioscorea cayenensis subsp. rotundata cultivar TDr96_F1 chromosome 19, TDr96_F1_v2_PseudoChromosome.rev07_lg8_w22 25.fasta, whole genome shotgun sequence genome includes a window with the following:
- the LOC120249520 gene encoding uncharacterized protein LOC120249520, whose product MGNCQAAEAATVVIQHGDGKVERVYWSISAGDVMAANPGHYVALIITSNSNNNGDSSSSRSNNNSTVKHLKLLRPEDTLHIGHVYRLVSFEEVMKEFASKKHARLSKLLISLNKEKSSRKDGRRRRAAGAGAGSGDGIVTDVGDARAHDETEAEAEAEAQAQSSSENANDGRPLLRHSQWRPALQSIAENSGI is encoded by the exons ATGGGGAACTGCCAGGCGGCGGAGGCGGCGACGGTGGTGATCCAGCACGGAGATGGGAAGGTGGAGCGGGTGTACTGGTCCATCAGCGCCGGCGATGTCATGGCTGCCAACCCCGGGCACTACGTCGCTCTTATAATCACCTCCAACTCAAACAACAATGGTGACAGTTCTAGTTCCAGATCTAATAATAACAGTACTGTGAAGCATCTCAAGCTTCTTCGCCCTGAGGACACTCTCCATATTGGTCATGTTTATCGTCTTGTTAGCTTTGAAG AGGTTATGAAGGAGTTTGCTTCCAAGAAACATGCAAGGCTTAGTAAGCTTCTTATTAGTCTTAATAAAGAGAAAAGTTCAAGGAAAGATGGGAGACGACGACGTGCTGCTGGTGCCGGCGCCGGCTCCGGTGACGGAATAGTTACG GACGTGGGCGACGCGCGTGCACACGACGAGACCGAGGCCGAGGCCGAGGCCGAGGCGCAGGCGCAGAGCAGCAGCGAGAACGCGAACGATGGTAGGCCATTGCTGCGCCATTCCCAGTGGAGGCCAGCCTTGCAGAGCATTGCTGAAAACTCTGGGATTTGA
- the LOC120249519 gene encoding elongation factor 1-delta-like gives MAVALHNVNSEAGLRKLDDFLLSRSYVTGCQASKDDLSVFAALSSVPSSEYVNVSRWYNHIDALLKLTGVNAEGKGVTIEGSASTVEEAPASPAITDKKAPAVDDDDDDDDDDDVDLFGEETEEETKAAAERAAAIKSSGKKESGKSSVLLDVKPWDDETDMKKLEEAVRSVKMEGLLWGASRLIPVGYGIKKLQIMMTIVDDLVSVDSLIEEHLTVEPANEYIQSCDIVAFNKI, from the exons ATGGCCGTGGCTTTGCACAATGTGAACTCGGAGGCTGGTCTCCGGAAACTGGatgattttcttctttctcgCAGCTACGTTACAGG ATGCCAAGCTTCAAAGGATGACCTTTCTGTGTTTGCTGCTCTTTCATCAGTCCCATCATCAGAATATGTGAATGTGTCCCGTTGGTATAACCACATTGATGCGCTTCTCAAGTTGAC TGGTGTTAATGCAGAGGGAAAGGGTGTCACAATTGAAGGATCTGCCTCGACAGTGGAGGAGGCCCCAGCTTCCCCTGCTATCACTGACAAGAAG GCACCAgctgttgatgatgatgatgatgatgatgatgatgatgatgtggatttGTTTGGTGAAGAGACAGAAGAGGAGACAAAGGCCGCAGCAGAGCGTGCAGCAGCTATCAAATCATCTGGGAAGAAAGAAT ctGGAAAGTCATCGGTGTTGTTGGATGTGAAACCATGGGATGATGAGACAGACATGAAAAAGCTGGAAGAAGCAGTGAGGAGTGTCAAAATGGAGGGCTTACTCTGGGGAGCAT CCAGACTAATCCCCGTGGGTTATGGTATTAAGAAGCTTCAAATAATGATGACAATTGTGGATGATTTGGTATCTGTTGACAGCCTTATTGAGGAGCACCTAACTGTAGAGCCTGCCAATGAGTATATTCAGAGCTGTGATATTGTGGCCTTCAATAAAATCT AA
- the LOC120250581 gene encoding cysteine-rich and transmembrane domain-containing protein WIH2, producing MSYYNQQAPPVGVPPPQGYPPEGYAKDAYPPPGYPPQGYAQGYPPQGYPPQQAYPPQYAQPPPQQQQQSSGPSFMEGCLAALCCCCLLEACF from the exons ATGAGCTACTACAACCAGCAGGCACCGCCGGTCGGAGTTCCCCCTCCTCAAG GGTATCCACCAGAGGGCTACGCGAAGGACGCTTACCCACCGCCAGGGTACCCTCCTCAAGGGTACGCCCAGGGATATCCGCCGCAAGGCTATCCTCCGCAGCAGGCTTATCCTCCACAGTACGCTCAGCCACCGccacagcagcagcagcagagcagCGGACCGAGCTTCATGGAAGGATG CTTGGCCGCCCTTTGCTGTTGCTGCCTGTTGGAAGCTTGCTTTTGA
- the LOC120250580 gene encoding uncharacterized protein LOC120250580: MQAVEVAKTHEIMARFRPIAPKPELPAKSAPETPPRSAIAALHLRTRPCRTRKRARPPAPTPLLPIKHLRLDTTTTTTTSLVHPVLTHHPLPTIPVERDLLQELQKPKVITPQPVRPVGSRITILGCITLPKPTTMSSPSSKKPAKVEEELELESLPAVVSDSKNKVRLVNLAYKEMVGQPECSWLDSLGAGSSRRINGEVMLYVPENHCSSFVKFGDRFSCRVRIEWPCNGRKKMVDVPCDVVRLCCDSKDYSFAWRFHIN, from the coding sequence ATGCAGGCCGTGGAGGTCGCCAAGACCCATGAGATCATGGCTCGCTTTCGGCCCATCGCACCCAAACCCGAGCTACCGGCAAAATCCGCACCTGAGACGCCACCTCGCTCGGCCATCGCCGCGCTTCATCTGCGCACCAGGCCATGCCGCACACGTAAACGTGCACGCCCCCCAGCACCAACACCCCTTCTTCCCATCAAACATCTACGCCTtgacaccaccaccaccaccaccacctccttaGTTCATCCAGTACTCACTCATCATCCCCTACCAACTATTCCAGTCGAACGAGACCTTCTTCAAGAGTTGCAGAAGCCTAAGGTTATAACACCACAGCCTGTAAGACCAGTAGGTTCAAGAATCACCATTCTCGGGTGCATCACGCTCCCAAAGCCCACCACCATGTCTTCGCCGTCTTCGAAGAAGCCGGCTAAGGTGGAGGAGGAGTTAGAGTTGGAGTCACTGCCTGCTGTGGTTTCTGACTCTAAGAACAAAGTAAGATTAGTCAATTTAGCTTATAAAGAGATGGTTGGCCAGCCCGAGTGCTCATGGCTTGACTCCCTTGGTGCCGGTAGCTCAAGGAGAATCAATGGGGAGGTCATGCTGTACGTTCCTGAGAATCACTGTTCCTCTTTTGTGAAGTTTGGGGATAGGTTCTCTTGCAGGGTGAGGATAGAGTGGCCATGCAATGGAAGGAAGAAGATGGTGGATGTGCCATGTGATGTGGTGAGACTTTGTTGTGATTCTAAGGACTATAGTTTTGCCTGGAGGTTTCATATTAACTAG
- the LOC120249880 gene encoding protein Daple isoform X2: protein MDEGNNDIVSLTRQIEQLQRERDELRKDIEQLCMQQAGPGYLAVATRMHFQRTAGLEQEIESLQKKLAAGTRDKQNLQEELSEAYRIKSQLADLHGAEVIKNKEAEKQLKFFQSSVAAAFAERDQALMESEKAKEHEEAMLQKLTHLENRVEELHSACLDEQTLNSTLQLELMQIKEHNEYFEKVVDKFFEIHEKNAGFSADNTWKEKCLCLLNDSSDKWTFNDDSESFSLKYIASLEEELGKLRNSVDKLQSNIRMGLDIERHLKIKVQSLERAQIALDDMIQNGLSSLRDFQKQQRMEITKILEGETLQLKTILLDIQNKFSQIHMERELKLEALQSEKVSEDTECRDVHITNDLDSGVLAEKNDPPVASSTNKIPDASDALSQALQEKVAALLLLSQQEERHLFEGDVNKALLKKVEELQRNLSQVTNEKVNALMELAQLKREYQLLQENSIISEKGTVAHEQGTLKNLLKRTYLKHWVGKGSSEHENEFHQGTTESSSVNRKISMDLARLKIENAALQESLANMERLTSSIRKLHVSLLKAKDDVKSGSPVENIIKTLESVLVEANNMKTAIGSSLPVSWSADVDASIIYANLYEPTGSPETPKNNKADPVSVAGFEMVELLILAVLLQKETLMGISENPHI, encoded by the exons atggatgaaggaaataatGATATTGTCTCGTTGACACGCCAGATAGAACAACTTCAGCGTG AGCGGGACGAACTAAGGAAAGACATTGAGCAGTTATGTATGCAGCAAGCTGGTCCTGGCTATCTCGCTGTTGCCACTAGAATGCACTTCCAAAG GACAGCTGGTTTGGAGCAGGAGATTGAGAGTTTGCAAAAGAAGTTGGCTGCAGGTACAAGAGATAAGCAGAACCTTCAAGAGGAGCTTTCTGAAGcttataggattaag AGCCAGCTGGCCGATTTGCATGGTGCAGAGGTTATAAAG AATAAAGAAGCTGAGAAGCAGCTGAAATTCTTTCAAAGTAGTGTTGCTGCTGCATTTGCTGAGAGGGATCAGGCATTGATGGAG TCTGAGAAGGCAAAGGAACATGAGGAAGCAATGTTGCAAAAGCTAACCCATCTGGAAAATAG AGTAGAGGAATTGCATTCAGCATGCCTTGATGAGCAGACACTTAATTCCACCTTACAGTTGGAgctaatgcaaataaaagaGCATAATGAGTACTTTGAGAAG GTTGTGGATAAGTTCTTTGAGATCCATGAAAAAAATGCTGGGTTCAGTGCAGATAACACATGGAAAGAGAAATGTTTGTGCCTTTTAAATGATTCTTCAGACAAGTGGACTTTCAATGATGATAGCGAGAGCTTCTCTTTGAAGTACATT GCCTccttagaagaagaattagggAAGCTTCGTAACTCAGTAGATAAGCTTCAGAGCAACATTCGAATG GGGCTTGATATTGAACGCCATCTCAAAATAAAAGTGCAGTCACTTGAGAGAGCACAA ATCGCTCTAGATGACATGATCCAGAATGGGCTATCAAGCTTGCGTGATTTTCAAAAACAACAGAGAAtggaaataacaaaaatattggaAGGCGAAACATTACAATTGAAGACAATTCTTCTTGACATTCAGAATAAGTTTAGCCAAATTCATATGGAAAGAGAGTTAAAACTTGAAGCTCTTCAAAGTGAAAAAGTGTCTGAAGATACTGAATGCAGGGATGTACATATTACAAATGATCTTGATTCTGGTGTTTTAGCCGAG AAAAATGACCCTCCTGTGGCGAGCAGCACCAACAAAATACCTGATGCATCAGATGCCCTCTCACAAGCATTGCAAGAGAAG GTTGCTGCACTATTGCTTTTGtcacaacaagaagaaagacattTATTTGAGGGGGATGTTAATAAAGCTCTTCTTAAAAAGGTGGAGGAACTTCAAAGAAATTTATCTCAG GTGACAAATGAAAAGGTGAATGCTCTTATGGAGTTGGCGCAATTGAAAAGAGAGTATCAACTATTGCAAGA AAATAGCATCATTTCTGAGAAAGGAACTGTGGCCCATGAACAAGGGACACTAAAAAATCTGTTGAAGAGAACTTACTTAAAGCACTGGGTTGGAAAAGGTTCAAGTGAACATGAAAATGAGTTTCACCAAGGAACTACGGAAAGCAGCTCTGTCAACAGAAAGATCTCCATGGATCTTGCAAG GCTTAAAATCGAAAATGCCGCCCTTCAGGAGAGCTTGGCAAATATGGAGCGTCTTACTTCTTCAATTCGCAAGCTTCATGTTTCGCTCCTCAAG GCAAAAGATGACGTGAAGTCAGGCAGCCCTGtagaaaatatcatcaaaacacTGGAAAGTGTACTTGTAGAGGCGAACAATATGAAGACGGCTATTGGCAGTTCTCTTCCGGTCAGCTGGTCTGCCGATGTTGATGCTTCCATTATCTACGCAAACCTTTATGAGCCAACT
- the LOC120249880 gene encoding myosin-2 heavy chain isoform X1, whose product MDEGNNDIVSLTRQIEQLQRAERDELRKDIEQLCMQQAGPGYLAVATRMHFQRTAGLEQEIESLQKKLAAGTRDKQNLQEELSEAYRIKSQLADLHGAEVIKNKEAEKQLKFFQSSVAAAFAERDQALMESEKAKEHEEAMLQKLTHLENRVEELHSACLDEQTLNSTLQLELMQIKEHNEYFEKVVDKFFEIHEKNAGFSADNTWKEKCLCLLNDSSDKWTFNDDSESFSLKYIASLEEELGKLRNSVDKLQSNIRMGLDIERHLKIKVQSLERAQIALDDMIQNGLSSLRDFQKQQRMEITKILEGETLQLKTILLDIQNKFSQIHMERELKLEALQSEKVSEDTECRDVHITNDLDSGVLAEKNDPPVASSTNKIPDASDALSQALQEKVAALLLLSQQEERHLFEGDVNKALLKKVEELQRNLSQVTNEKVNALMELAQLKREYQLLQENSIISEKGTVAHEQGTLKNLLKRTYLKHWVGKGSSEHENEFHQGTTESSSVNRKISMDLARLKIENAALQESLANMERLTSSIRKLHVSLLKAKDDVKSGSPVENIIKTLESVLVEANNMKTAIGSSLPVSWSADVDASIIYANLYEPTGSPETPKNNKADPVSVAGFEMVELLILAVLLQKETLMGISENPHI is encoded by the exons atggatgaaggaaataatGATATTGTCTCGTTGACACGCCAGATAGAACAACTTCAGCGTG CAGAGCGGGACGAACTAAGGAAAGACATTGAGCAGTTATGTATGCAGCAAGCTGGTCCTGGCTATCTCGCTGTTGCCACTAGAATGCACTTCCAAAG GACAGCTGGTTTGGAGCAGGAGATTGAGAGTTTGCAAAAGAAGTTGGCTGCAGGTACAAGAGATAAGCAGAACCTTCAAGAGGAGCTTTCTGAAGcttataggattaag AGCCAGCTGGCCGATTTGCATGGTGCAGAGGTTATAAAG AATAAAGAAGCTGAGAAGCAGCTGAAATTCTTTCAAAGTAGTGTTGCTGCTGCATTTGCTGAGAGGGATCAGGCATTGATGGAG TCTGAGAAGGCAAAGGAACATGAGGAAGCAATGTTGCAAAAGCTAACCCATCTGGAAAATAG AGTAGAGGAATTGCATTCAGCATGCCTTGATGAGCAGACACTTAATTCCACCTTACAGTTGGAgctaatgcaaataaaagaGCATAATGAGTACTTTGAGAAG GTTGTGGATAAGTTCTTTGAGATCCATGAAAAAAATGCTGGGTTCAGTGCAGATAACACATGGAAAGAGAAATGTTTGTGCCTTTTAAATGATTCTTCAGACAAGTGGACTTTCAATGATGATAGCGAGAGCTTCTCTTTGAAGTACATT GCCTccttagaagaagaattagggAAGCTTCGTAACTCAGTAGATAAGCTTCAGAGCAACATTCGAATG GGGCTTGATATTGAACGCCATCTCAAAATAAAAGTGCAGTCACTTGAGAGAGCACAA ATCGCTCTAGATGACATGATCCAGAATGGGCTATCAAGCTTGCGTGATTTTCAAAAACAACAGAGAAtggaaataacaaaaatattggaAGGCGAAACATTACAATTGAAGACAATTCTTCTTGACATTCAGAATAAGTTTAGCCAAATTCATATGGAAAGAGAGTTAAAACTTGAAGCTCTTCAAAGTGAAAAAGTGTCTGAAGATACTGAATGCAGGGATGTACATATTACAAATGATCTTGATTCTGGTGTTTTAGCCGAG AAAAATGACCCTCCTGTGGCGAGCAGCACCAACAAAATACCTGATGCATCAGATGCCCTCTCACAAGCATTGCAAGAGAAG GTTGCTGCACTATTGCTTTTGtcacaacaagaagaaagacattTATTTGAGGGGGATGTTAATAAAGCTCTTCTTAAAAAGGTGGAGGAACTTCAAAGAAATTTATCTCAG GTGACAAATGAAAAGGTGAATGCTCTTATGGAGTTGGCGCAATTGAAAAGAGAGTATCAACTATTGCAAGA AAATAGCATCATTTCTGAGAAAGGAACTGTGGCCCATGAACAAGGGACACTAAAAAATCTGTTGAAGAGAACTTACTTAAAGCACTGGGTTGGAAAAGGTTCAAGTGAACATGAAAATGAGTTTCACCAAGGAACTACGGAAAGCAGCTCTGTCAACAGAAAGATCTCCATGGATCTTGCAAG GCTTAAAATCGAAAATGCCGCCCTTCAGGAGAGCTTGGCAAATATGGAGCGTCTTACTTCTTCAATTCGCAAGCTTCATGTTTCGCTCCTCAAG GCAAAAGATGACGTGAAGTCAGGCAGCCCTGtagaaaatatcatcaaaacacTGGAAAGTGTACTTGTAGAGGCGAACAATATGAAGACGGCTATTGGCAGTTCTCTTCCGGTCAGCTGGTCTGCCGATGTTGATGCTTCCATTATCTACGCAAACCTTTATGAGCCAACT
- the LOC120249880 gene encoding uncharacterized protein LOC120249880 isoform X3 yields the protein MESEKAKEHEEAMLQKLTHLENRVEELHSACLDEQTLNSTLQLELMQIKEHNEYFEKVVDKFFEIHEKNAGFSADNTWKEKCLCLLNDSSDKWTFNDDSESFSLKYIASLEEELGKLRNSVDKLQSNIRMGLDIERHLKIKVQSLERAQIALDDMIQNGLSSLRDFQKQQRMEITKILEGETLQLKTILLDIQNKFSQIHMERELKLEALQSEKVSEDTECRDVHITNDLDSGVLAEKNDPPVASSTNKIPDASDALSQALQEKVAALLLLSQQEERHLFEGDVNKALLKKVEELQRNLSQVTNEKVNALMELAQLKREYQLLQENSIISEKGTVAHEQGTLKNLLKRTYLKHWVGKGSSEHENEFHQGTTESSSVNRKISMDLARLKIENAALQESLANMERLTSSIRKLHVSLLKAKDDVKSGSPVENIIKTLESVLVEANNMKTAIGSSLPVSWSADVDASIIYANLYEPTGSPETPKNNKADPVSVAGFEMVELLILAVLLQKETLMGISENPHI from the exons ATGGAG TCTGAGAAGGCAAAGGAACATGAGGAAGCAATGTTGCAAAAGCTAACCCATCTGGAAAATAG AGTAGAGGAATTGCATTCAGCATGCCTTGATGAGCAGACACTTAATTCCACCTTACAGTTGGAgctaatgcaaataaaagaGCATAATGAGTACTTTGAGAAG GTTGTGGATAAGTTCTTTGAGATCCATGAAAAAAATGCTGGGTTCAGTGCAGATAACACATGGAAAGAGAAATGTTTGTGCCTTTTAAATGATTCTTCAGACAAGTGGACTTTCAATGATGATAGCGAGAGCTTCTCTTTGAAGTACATT GCCTccttagaagaagaattagggAAGCTTCGTAACTCAGTAGATAAGCTTCAGAGCAACATTCGAATG GGGCTTGATATTGAACGCCATCTCAAAATAAAAGTGCAGTCACTTGAGAGAGCACAA ATCGCTCTAGATGACATGATCCAGAATGGGCTATCAAGCTTGCGTGATTTTCAAAAACAACAGAGAAtggaaataacaaaaatattggaAGGCGAAACATTACAATTGAAGACAATTCTTCTTGACATTCAGAATAAGTTTAGCCAAATTCATATGGAAAGAGAGTTAAAACTTGAAGCTCTTCAAAGTGAAAAAGTGTCTGAAGATACTGAATGCAGGGATGTACATATTACAAATGATCTTGATTCTGGTGTTTTAGCCGAG AAAAATGACCCTCCTGTGGCGAGCAGCACCAACAAAATACCTGATGCATCAGATGCCCTCTCACAAGCATTGCAAGAGAAG GTTGCTGCACTATTGCTTTTGtcacaacaagaagaaagacattTATTTGAGGGGGATGTTAATAAAGCTCTTCTTAAAAAGGTGGAGGAACTTCAAAGAAATTTATCTCAG GTGACAAATGAAAAGGTGAATGCTCTTATGGAGTTGGCGCAATTGAAAAGAGAGTATCAACTATTGCAAGA AAATAGCATCATTTCTGAGAAAGGAACTGTGGCCCATGAACAAGGGACACTAAAAAATCTGTTGAAGAGAACTTACTTAAAGCACTGGGTTGGAAAAGGTTCAAGTGAACATGAAAATGAGTTTCACCAAGGAACTACGGAAAGCAGCTCTGTCAACAGAAAGATCTCCATGGATCTTGCAAG GCTTAAAATCGAAAATGCCGCCCTTCAGGAGAGCTTGGCAAATATGGAGCGTCTTACTTCTTCAATTCGCAAGCTTCATGTTTCGCTCCTCAAG GCAAAAGATGACGTGAAGTCAGGCAGCCCTGtagaaaatatcatcaaaacacTGGAAAGTGTACTTGTAGAGGCGAACAATATGAAGACGGCTATTGGCAGTTCTCTTCCGGTCAGCTGGTCTGCCGATGTTGATGCTTCCATTATCTACGCAAACCTTTATGAGCCAACT